In Salinirussus salinus, the following proteins share a genomic window:
- the ilvN gene encoding acetolactate synthase small subunit, with product MTQGELPGPGPDARQLPEGRRNEDGIRIDPEAEAEHPPERTVLSALVKHEPGVLAEISGLFSRRQFNIESLTVGATIDDDLARMTIVIEEPRPGIDQAKKQLEKRIPVVSVRELDDEAVQRELVILKVNGDRPDEVNAITDMYDGTTLDAGPRTITVQITGDEQKIDDAVDAYEQFGIRELVRTGYAALARGEAPTAQVKQPNKAPTESQVATTEADDD from the coding sequence ATGACACAGGGCGAACTCCCCGGCCCCGGGCCCGACGCTCGACAGCTGCCCGAGGGCCGGCGCAACGAGGACGGCATCCGCATCGACCCCGAGGCCGAGGCCGAACACCCCCCCGAGCGGACGGTGCTCTCGGCGCTCGTGAAACACGAACCCGGCGTGCTCGCCGAGATCTCCGGGCTGTTCAGCCGCCGGCAGTTCAACATCGAGTCGCTGACCGTGGGGGCGACCATCGACGACGACCTCGCGCGGATGACGATCGTCATCGAGGAGCCCCGGCCGGGGATCGACCAGGCGAAAAAACAGCTGGAGAAGCGGATTCCCGTCGTCTCGGTCCGCGAGCTGGACGACGAGGCGGTCCAGCGCGAACTGGTCATCCTGAAGGTCAACGGCGACCGGCCCGACGAGGTCAACGCCATCACCGACATGTACGACGGGACGACGCTGGACGCCGGGCCGCGCACGATCACGGTCCAGATCACCGGCGACGAACAGAAGATCGACGACGCGGTCGACGCCTACGAGCAGTTCGGCATCCGCGAGCTGGTGCGGACGGGCTACGCCGCCCTGGCCCGCGGGGAGGCCCCGACAGCCCAGGTCAAACAGCCCAACAAGGCGCCCACGGAATCGCAGGTGGCAACCACGGAGGCAGACGATGACTGA
- the ilvB gene encoding biosynthetic-type acetolactate synthase large subunit, with amino-acid sequence MSERASVPKEDEQDAEAAGAEAEAETDAEPPADGEREQEPEATGADAVVRALENAGVEYLFGVQGGAIMPVYDALYRSDEMTHVTMAHEQGAAHAADAYGIVTGDPGVCMATSGPGATNLVTGLADASMDSDPLVALTGQVPTDFVGNDAFQETDTIGVTQPITKYNTFADDSDAVGTDVGTAWALANDGRQGPTLVDLPKDVTQGETDAEPGLPETPDTYQPPERAEPENVATAAEVLADADRPVILAGGGVIKAEASEELREFATEHEVPVITTMPGTGAFPETHDLSLEIAGMHGTGYANLAVSLTDCLLAVGTRFDDRLTGDVRTFAPDADVIHVDIDPAEISKNIEADYPLLGDAAAVLDQLAEAMPASPDTDEWLEQCQTWKEEYPMDYETPEDDPLKPQYVVEKYDELTPADTVVAAGVGQHQMWAWQYWTWTEPRTWVTSHGLGTMGYAVPAAIGAKLAAPDREVVAFDGDGSFLMTGQELTVAVRENLNITIVVLNNEAVGMVRQWQDGFYEGRRMASEYPWVPQFDKLAEAYGAQGLRIESYDEVEETIQEAREYDGPSVIDAVIDPAENVYPMVPSGGNNARFALNEDHLEQL; translated from the coding sequence ATGAGCGAGCGAGCGTCCGTCCCCAAGGAAGACGAACAGGACGCCGAGGCCGCCGGAGCCGAGGCCGAAGCAGAGACAGACGCGGAGCCACCAGCGGACGGCGAACGGGAGCAGGAGCCCGAAGCGACCGGCGCGGACGCGGTCGTCCGGGCGCTGGAGAACGCGGGCGTCGAGTACCTCTTCGGCGTCCAGGGCGGGGCGATCATGCCCGTCTACGACGCGCTGTACCGCAGCGACGAGATGACCCACGTCACGATGGCCCACGAGCAGGGCGCGGCTCACGCCGCCGACGCCTACGGGATCGTCACCGGCGACCCCGGCGTCTGCATGGCCACCTCGGGGCCGGGCGCGACCAACCTCGTCACGGGGTTAGCCGACGCCAGCATGGACTCGGACCCGCTGGTCGCGCTGACCGGCCAGGTCCCGACGGACTTCGTCGGCAACGACGCCTTCCAGGAGACCGACACCATCGGCGTCACCCAGCCGATCACGAAGTACAACACCTTCGCCGACGACTCCGACGCGGTCGGGACCGACGTCGGCACGGCGTGGGCGCTTGCCAACGACGGCCGGCAGGGGCCGACGCTGGTGGACCTGCCCAAGGACGTCACCCAGGGCGAGACCGACGCCGAGCCCGGGCTGCCCGAGACGCCCGATACCTACCAGCCCCCCGAGCGCGCCGAACCCGAGAACGTGGCGACGGCTGCGGAGGTGCTTGCCGACGCGGACCGGCCGGTGATCCTGGCCGGCGGCGGCGTGATCAAAGCCGAGGCAAGTGAGGAACTCCGGGAGTTCGCCACCGAGCACGAGGTCCCGGTGATCACGACGATGCCCGGGACGGGGGCGTTCCCGGAGACCCACGACCTCTCGCTGGAGATCGCGGGGATGCACGGCACCGGCTACGCCAACCTGGCGGTCTCGCTGACGGACTGCCTGCTCGCCGTGGGCACCCGCTTCGACGACCGCCTGACCGGCGACGTGCGCACCTTCGCGCCCGACGCCGACGTCATCCACGTCGATATCGACCCCGCGGAGATCAGCAAGAACATCGAGGCGGACTACCCGCTTCTGGGCGACGCGGCGGCGGTGCTCGACCAGCTGGCCGAGGCCATGCCCGCCTCGCCCGACACCGACGAGTGGCTCGAGCAGTGCCAGACCTGGAAGGAGGAGTACCCGATGGACTACGAGACGCCGGAGGACGACCCCCTCAAACCACAGTACGTCGTCGAGAAATACGACGAACTGACGCCGGCGGACACGGTCGTCGCGGCGGGCGTGGGCCAGCACCAGATGTGGGCCTGGCAGTACTGGACCTGGACCGAGCCCCGCACGTGGGTCACCTCCCACGGGCTGGGGACGATGGGCTACGCGGTGCCGGCGGCGATCGGCGCGAAGCTGGCCGCACCCGACCGGGAGGTGGTGGCCTTCGACGGCGACGGCTCCTTCCTGATGACCGGCCAGGAGCTGACCGTCGCAGTCCGGGAGAACCTGAACATCACCATCGTCGTGCTGAACAACGAGGCGGTCGGGATGGTCCGCCAGTGGCAGGACGGCTTCTACGAGGGGCGGCGGATGGCCTCCGAATACCCCTGGGTCCCGCAGTTCGACAAGCTCGCGGAGGCCTACGGCGCCCAGGGGCTGCGCATCGAGTCCTACGACGAGGTCGAGGAGACCATTCAGGAGGCCCGCGAGTACGACGGCCCCTCGGTGATCGACGCGGTCATCGACCCGGCCGAGAACGTCTACCCGATGGTGCCCAGCGGGGGCAACAACGCGCGCTTCGCGCTGAACGAGGACCACCTGGAGCAACTATGA
- a CDS encoding LeuA family protein — translation MQRARREPRRIEFFQGTLDSTSEIQDARVFDTTLRDGEQTPRTSFSYEDKREIAALLDGMGTHVIEAGFPVNSDAEFEAVRDIAAASHTTVCGLARVVDEDIEAALDSGVDLVHVFVSTSDVQIEDSMHATREQVRERAVESVERVKEAGVECMFSPMDATRTSEEYLLDIVEATTRAGADWLNIPDTVGVATPTRFAKLVEKVVDAAVDARVDVHTHDDFGLAAANALAGYEAGAAQSQVSINGIGERAGNAAYEEVVMALESLYNVDTGVDTTAIAEVSRVIEEKSDVPVPGNKPVVGDNAFSHESGIHAAGVIENSDTFEPGVMTPEMVGAERELVLGKHTGQHSVRERLQEAGYDPTDDEVREVTRRVKDFGAEAQRVTMDELEKFAREVGVEQVEEEVRA, via the coding sequence ATACAGAGGGCACGTCGGGAACCCCGGCGGATCGAGTTCTTCCAGGGCACTCTGGATAGCACGTCCGAGATACAGGACGCACGGGTTTTCGACACCACGCTGCGCGACGGTGAACAGACGCCGCGAACGTCATTCTCGTACGAGGACAAACGGGAGATAGCCGCGCTGCTGGACGGGATGGGGACCCACGTCATCGAGGCCGGGTTCCCCGTCAACAGCGACGCGGAGTTCGAGGCAGTACGCGACATCGCCGCTGCCAGCCACACCACGGTCTGTGGGCTGGCCCGCGTTGTCGACGAGGATATCGAGGCCGCGCTCGACTCGGGCGTCGACCTGGTACACGTCTTCGTGTCCACCAGCGACGTCCAGATCGAGGACTCGATGCACGCCACCCGCGAGCAGGTGCGCGAGCGTGCCGTCGAGTCCGTCGAGCGCGTGAAGGAAGCCGGCGTCGAGTGCATGTTCTCGCCCATGGACGCGACCCGGACCAGCGAGGAGTACCTGCTCGACATCGTGGAGGCGACCACGCGGGCGGGCGCGGACTGGCTCAACATCCCCGACACGGTGGGAGTGGCGACGCCGACCCGCTTCGCGAAGCTGGTCGAGAAGGTCGTCGACGCGGCTGTCGATGCCCGCGTGGACGTCCACACCCACGACGACTTCGGGCTGGCGGCGGCCAACGCCCTGGCGGGCTACGAGGCCGGCGCGGCCCAGTCCCAGGTGTCGATCAACGGGATCGGCGAGCGGGCCGGTAACGCGGCCTACGAGGAGGTCGTGATGGCACTGGAGTCGCTGTACAACGTCGACACCGGGGTCGACACGACCGCGATCGCGGAGGTCTCGCGGGTCATCGAGGAGAAAAGCGACGTCCCGGTGCCGGGCAACAAGCCCGTCGTCGGCGACAACGCCTTCTCGCATGAAAGCGGGATCCACGCCGCCGGGGTCATCGAGAACTCCGACACCTTCGAGCCCGGCGTAATGACGCCGGAGATGGTCGGCGCCGAGCGGGAACTCGTACTCGGAAAACACACCGGCCAGCACTCCGTCCGCGAGCGCCTGCAGGAGGCCGGCTACGACCCGACCGACGACGAGGTCCGGGAGGTCACCCGCCGGGTGAAGGACTTCGGCGCGGAGGCCCAGCGGGTCACGATGGACGAACTGGAGAAGTTCGCCCGCGAGGTCGGCGTCGAGCAGGTCGAAGAGGAGGTCCGGGCGTAG
- a CDS encoding DUF5779 family protein, whose product MSDFDGLDLQSVEDELDTDEDGAGAGRVVLGALDGTTPPEEWVEAVGSGSVLVLDVEGDLNELAAGFARQVKEAGGELMHFRGFLVVTPPEVDIDATRLD is encoded by the coding sequence ATGAGCGATTTCGACGGGCTCGACCTCCAGTCGGTCGAGGACGAACTGGACACCGACGAGGACGGGGCGGGCGCCGGGCGGGTGGTGCTCGGCGCCCTCGATGGGACCACCCCGCCGGAGGAGTGGGTGGAGGCGGTCGGGTCGGGGTCGGTCCTCGTGCTCGATGTCGAGGGCGACCTGAACGAACTCGCGGCCGGGTTCGCCCGCCAGGTCAAGGAAGCCGGCGGGGAACTGATGCACTTCCGGGGCTTTCTGGTCGTCACGCCACCCGAGGTCGATATCGACGCCACCCGGCTGGACTGA
- a CDS encoding PadR family transcriptional regulator: MQRDSVIELGVLGLLAERDASAADLQERFNHNFGRHQFVGRGRLDPTLARLRDRGHVTEAYTAEAGTCALTERGRDRLQTLLRKPVAAVDDPSHRPHFLVKLGFLHHLPADEQAAELAHLEDQFHEARNEWLDVATMHREEVPPHESYRLELVELTADLLDAQLKWVRRLREEVEPDREPKAPTDG; the protein is encoded by the coding sequence ATGCAACGGGATTCCGTCATCGAACTCGGCGTGCTCGGTCTGCTCGCGGAGCGTGACGCCTCCGCCGCCGACCTCCAGGAGCGGTTCAACCACAACTTCGGGCGCCACCAGTTCGTCGGGCGGGGCAGGCTGGACCCGACGCTCGCCCGCCTGCGCGACCGGGGCCACGTGACCGAGGCCTACACTGCCGAGGCCGGTACGTGCGCGCTCACCGAGCGGGGCCGCGACCGGCTGCAGACGCTGCTGCGCAAGCCGGTCGCGGCGGTCGACGACCCCTCCCACCGCCCGCATTTCCTGGTCAAGCTCGGCTTCCTCCATCACCTCCCCGCCGACGAGCAAGCCGCGGAACTCGCCCACCTCGAGGACCAGTTCCACGAGGCGCGCAACGAGTGGCTCGACGTCGCGACGATGCACCGCGAGGAGGTGCCGCCCCACGAGAGCTACCGGCTGGAGCTGGTCGAACTCACTGCCGACTTGCTTGACGCACAGCTGAAGTGGGTGCGGCGGCTCCGCGAGGAGGTCGAGCCGGACCGGGAGCCGAAAGCCCCGACCGACGGCTGA
- a CDS encoding ribbon-helix-helix domain-containing protein: protein MAEYTTVSIPRDLADRVEETIEGTSFQSTSDLVRFLLRSIVIKHQQEGQLSEAEFEEIATQLRDLGYLE from the coding sequence ATGGCCGAGTACACGACGGTCTCCATCCCCCGGGACCTGGCCGACCGCGTCGAGGAGACGATCGAGGGGACCAGCTTCCAGAGCACGAGCGACCTCGTCCGGTTTCTCCTCCGGAGTATCGTCATCAAACACCAGCAGGAGGGACAGCTCAGCGAGGCAGAGTTCGAGGAGATCGCCACGCAACTGCGGGACCTGGGATACCTGGAGTAG
- a CDS encoding FAD-binding domain-containing protein — MERDNTGSVAGSEVSGAVVWHREALRIRDHPAVTAATNDADVVLPLFVFDPGFYGDDGLACDARVRFLHECLFDLDDRYDTASAGNAGLTYAHGDPVPVLDAFSNAGWTVFASRTPTGRYGLKRDRAAADLGVRFVSGDGLRRGVERTRDGWSDHVEAWFEDDQYEPSLEGTVLTSTDTGVTVEDVETWYGTDPEKSRVPDGGTTVAREKLETFVGRLEDYPGNISSPLDAREGCSGLSPYIRFGCLSTRQVYQYVQEHAEPGRGREMFTSRLFWNRHYNQKLEDWPGWLDTAVNPELEGFNRDTHDPDLVAAWKEGRTGYPMVDAAMRCLRETGWLNFRMRAMAASAYFHLLQQPWEVGADWYHHHLIDSDAAINYTQWQSQAGLVGKPTLRLYNPRKQVRDQDPEGEWIRRWVPELEGLPPEHLPQPEKTPPNVQAACGVSIGEGPDADYPRPVVEYEAAKERFWRRYEDVKADAAARLADEEVAKRASLSQGVAGARAIADKYGTEPESGTQTDLTAF, encoded by the coding sequence GTGGAACGCGACAACACCGGGTCTGTGGCCGGAAGCGAGGTGTCGGGAGCCGTGGTCTGGCACCGGGAAGCCCTCCGGATACGTGACCACCCGGCCGTCACCGCGGCGACGAACGACGCCGACGTCGTTCTCCCGCTGTTCGTGTTCGACCCCGGGTTCTACGGTGACGACGGGCTGGCCTGTGACGCCCGGGTTCGGTTCCTTCACGAGTGCCTGTTCGACCTGGACGACCGCTACGACACCGCCAGTGCCGGCAACGCCGGCCTCACCTACGCCCACGGTGACCCGGTCCCGGTCCTGGACGCGTTCAGTAACGCCGGCTGGACGGTATTCGCCTCGCGGACGCCGACCGGGCGCTACGGACTCAAGCGCGACCGGGCGGCGGCAGACCTCGGCGTCCGGTTCGTGTCGGGTGACGGCCTCCGCCGGGGGGTCGAACGGACGCGGGACGGGTGGAGCGACCACGTCGAAGCGTGGTTCGAGGACGACCAGTACGAGCCGTCGCTCGAAGGGACCGTCCTGACAAGCACCGACACGGGGGTCACTGTCGAGGACGTCGAAACCTGGTACGGCACCGACCCGGAGAAATCACGGGTCCCGGATGGGGGGACGACCGTCGCCCGGGAGAAGCTGGAGACGTTCGTCGGACGGTTGGAGGATTACCCCGGGAACATCTCGTCACCGCTCGACGCTCGCGAGGGCTGTAGCGGCCTCTCCCCGTACATCCGCTTTGGCTGTCTCTCGACCCGACAGGTCTACCAGTACGTGCAGGAACACGCCGAGCCGGGCCGCGGGCGGGAGATGTTCACGTCGCGCCTGTTCTGGAACCGCCACTACAACCAGAAACTCGAGGACTGGCCGGGGTGGCTTGACACGGCGGTGAATCCGGAACTGGAGGGGTTCAACCGCGATACCCACGACCCGGACCTGGTGGCGGCCTGGAAGGAGGGGCGGACGGGATATCCGATGGTCGACGCGGCGATGCGGTGTCTCCGCGAGACTGGCTGGCTCAACTTCCGGATGCGGGCGATGGCCGCGAGCGCCTACTTCCACCTGCTCCAGCAGCCGTGGGAGGTCGGCGCCGACTGGTACCACCACCACCTCATCGACTCGGACGCGGCGATCAACTACACGCAGTGGCAGTCTCAGGCCGGACTGGTCGGGAAGCCGACTCTCCGGCTGTACAACCCCCGAAAGCAGGTGCGAGACCAGGACCCCGAGGGGGAGTGGATCCGCCGGTGGGTGCCGGAACTCGAGGGGCTTCCGCCAGAACATCTGCCCCAGCCCGAGAAGACACCCCCGAACGTGCAAGCGGCGTGTGGCGTCAGCATCGGCGAGGGCCCGGACGCGGACTATCCGCGCCCGGTCGTCGAATACGAAGCGGCGAAAGAGCGGTTCTGGCGCCGGTACGAGGACGTGAAGGCAGACGCTGCGGCCCGACTCGCCGACGAGGAGGTCGCCAAGCGTGCCTCGCTCTCGCAGGGGGTGGCCGGCGCGAGGGCGATCGCGGACAAGTACGGCACGGAGCCGGAATCCGGGACACAGACCGACCTCACAGCCTTCTGA
- a CDS encoding M24 family metallopeptidase yields the protein MDPDLSRLDAFLEEAGVDGYLIDADSTDSDQYYLSGFDAPDPFVTLYDGSVHLLFARSLEYGRAKREARAESIERDVDYGYGDLAEAHGPEEARDRVLAAFLDAHGVGSVVTPPRFPLRTADGLREQGVDVTAEGSGVVTEIRATKTDGEVEHVREAQRANEAAMRRAEELVAGADVDGDGQLVRDGEVLTSERVKEAIEVELLRHGCALDETIVACGADAADPHDRGSGPLEAGEPVIIDIFPQSKATKYHADMTRTFCAGTPDETVREWYELTAEAKQAALDAVEPGATGAAVHDAVCDVYEGAGLPTLRSDETAETGFIHSTGHGVGLDVHELPRLAPDGGELRPGHVVTVEPGLYDPAVGGVRIEDIVVVTEDGHENLTDYEERLVV from the coding sequence ATGGATCCCGACCTCTCGCGGCTGGACGCCTTTCTCGAGGAGGCCGGCGTCGACGGCTACCTGATCGACGCCGATTCGACCGACTCCGACCAGTACTACCTGTCGGGGTTCGACGCCCCGGACCCGTTCGTGACGCTGTACGACGGCTCGGTGCATCTCCTCTTCGCCCGCAGCCTGGAGTACGGCCGGGCGAAGAGGGAGGCGCGCGCCGAGTCCATCGAACGTGACGTCGACTACGGCTACGGCGACCTCGCCGAGGCCCACGGGCCCGAGGAGGCACGGGACCGCGTGCTCGCGGCGTTTCTGGACGCACACGGCGTCGGCTCAGTCGTGACGCCGCCGCGGTTCCCGCTCCGGACAGCCGACGGCCTCCGCGAGCAGGGGGTTGACGTGACCGCCGAAGGGAGCGGGGTCGTCACCGAGATCCGGGCGACGAAAACTGACGGGGAGGTCGAGCACGTCCGGGAGGCACAGCGGGCGAACGAGGCTGCGATGCGCCGGGCCGAGGAGCTGGTCGCCGGTGCCGACGTCGACGGCGACGGCCAGCTGGTACGGGACGGGGAGGTTCTCACTAGCGAGCGCGTCAAGGAAGCCATCGAGGTGGAGCTGTTGCGGCACGGCTGTGCGCTGGACGAGACGATCGTCGCCTGCGGGGCCGACGCCGCGGACCCCCACGACCGAGGAAGCGGGCCACTGGAGGCCGGCGAGCCGGTCATTATCGACATCTTCCCCCAGTCCAAGGCCACCAAGTACCACGCCGATATGACCCGCACCTTCTGTGCCGGGACGCCGGACGAGACTGTCCGGGAGTGGTACGAACTCACCGCCGAGGCGAAGCAGGCAGCCCTGGACGCGGTCGAACCGGGCGCGACCGGGGCTGCGGTCCACGACGCCGTCTGTGACGTCTACGAAGGGGCCGGCCTGCCGACGCTGCGCAGCGACGAGACCGCGGAGACCGGCTTCATCCACAGCACGGGTCACGGCGTCGGGCTGGACGTCCACGAACTCCCGCGGCTCGCGCCCGACGGCGGCGAACTCCGACCGGGCCACGTCGTGACCGTCGAGCCGGGGCTGTACGACCCCGCCGTCGGCGGCGTCCGCATTGAGGACATCGTCGTCGTCACCGAGGACGGCCACGAGAACCTGACCGACTACGAGGAACGACTCGTCGTGTAG
- a CDS encoding winged helix-turn-helix transcriptional regulator yields the protein MAGPPSEPDGASPTLPGGYEGGHPARNVFNLLGRAHAMSVLFYLVKSERERWRFNELEEALGASPNTLSKRLDELEEAGFLERISYDEIPPRVEYEATRKARELDPVLKELRAWADEHGLETGLKTPAE from the coding sequence ATGGCGGGACCACCCTCCGAACCCGACGGGGCCTCCCCGACACTGCCCGGTGGCTATGAGGGCGGCCACCCTGCGCGCAACGTCTTCAACCTCCTCGGGCGAGCACACGCGATGTCCGTGCTGTTCTACCTGGTCAAATCCGAACGGGAACGGTGGCGGTTCAACGAACTCGAGGAGGCGCTGGGGGCCTCCCCGAACACCCTCTCGAAACGCCTCGACGAACTCGAAGAGGCGGGGTTCCTCGAACGCATCTCGTACGACGAGATCCCCCCGCGCGTCGAGTACGAGGCGACGCGGAAGGCGCGTGAGCTCGACCCGGTGCTCAAGGAACTGCGCGCCTGGGCCGACGAGCACGGCCTGGAAACCGGACTGAAGACTCCGGCCGAGTAG
- a CDS encoding ATP-binding cassette domain-containing protein encodes MTEYAIDASGIELTYSDGTEAVRGVDLQVPSGEFYGFLGPNGAGKTTTIKTLATLLAPTAGEIRVNGFDVVSESRKVRESIGYMAQETSVDEELTARENIRFACESYGVPRGDRAGRIDDLLDLVDLQDVADKRADDFSGGMKKRLDAATALVHEPPLVFLDEPTTGLDPKARNRLWDYFREINDDGTTIFLTTQYLEEADQLCERIGVVLDGQIVASGSPSGLKRRVGGEILDVNIADGDSERAAEIASRADLFEPDATVEVTEDGVTVTSQHARQAGTDLLVALRDAGIDVTGFNVRAPTLDDVFLAITGEHVEHETSTDETELEVSP; translated from the coding sequence ATGACCGAGTACGCTATCGACGCCAGCGGGATCGAGCTGACCTACAGCGACGGGACGGAGGCAGTCCGTGGGGTCGACCTCCAGGTCCCCAGCGGGGAGTTTTACGGGTTCCTGGGGCCGAACGGTGCGGGGAAGACGACGACGATCAAGACACTGGCGACGCTGCTGGCGCCGACCGCCGGGGAGATCCGGGTCAACGGCTTCGACGTCGTCTCGGAGTCCCGGAAGGTGCGGGAGTCGATCGGCTACATGGCCCAGGAGACGAGTGTTGACGAGGAGCTGACCGCCCGCGAGAACATCCGCTTTGCCTGTGAGTCGTACGGCGTCCCGCGGGGCGACAGAGCCGGCCGGATAGACGACCTGCTCGACCTCGTGGACCTCCAGGACGTCGCGGACAAGCGGGCCGACGACTTCTCCGGCGGCATGAAAAAGCGGCTGGACGCGGCGACGGCCCTGGTCCACGAACCGCCGCTGGTCTTCCTCGACGAGCCGACCACGGGGCTGGACCCGAAGGCCCGCAACCGGCTGTGGGACTACTTCCGGGAGATCAACGACGACGGGACGACCATCTTCCTCACCACACAGTACCTGGAGGAGGCAGACCAGCTCTGTGAACGGATCGGCGTCGTCCTCGACGGACAGATCGTCGCCTCCGGGTCGCCGTCGGGGCTGAAACGCCGGGTCGGCGGGGAGATCCTCGACGTGAACATCGCGGACGGCGACAGCGAGCGGGCCGCGGAGATCGCCAGCCGTGCCGACCTCTTCGAGCCCGACGCGACCGTGGAGGTGACCGAGGACGGAGTCACGGTCACGTCACAGCACGCCCGCCAGGCCGGGACCGACCTGCTCGTCGCGCTCCGGGACGCCGGCATCGACGTCACGGGGTTCAACGTCCGTGCGCCGACACTCGACGACGTCTTCCTCGCGATAACCGGCGAACACGTCGAGCACGAGACGTCAACCGACGAGACCGAACTGGAGGTGTCCCCGTGA
- a CDS encoding ABC transporter permease — protein sequence MSTPTTDGAEASEGGATADRSRNSYLGEVWVNFKRWNLKAVRNPFVLIVSLVQPVIFLVLFTQVFGNVAGGAIGGPGGGGPSYETYLVPAIAVQVAIAAAATSGVGLVNDIENGMFEKVLVSPMSRSAVFLGKTAAELLRIATQIGIILGLGVLLGAEVGTGIVGAVGIVAVGVVFSLWFVGFSNALAVLTKDQESTIIGANLLQFPLLFLSSAFLPLEVLPEWIQTVAAVNPVTYGVDAARSLMLNADAASVFSASGFGTVGNAVVPAMAVLLVLALVFGGVAVAMIRRASSSKVQ from the coding sequence GTGAGCACCCCGACGACCGACGGGGCTGAGGCGTCCGAAGGCGGTGCGACCGCCGACCGCTCCCGGAACAGCTACCTCGGGGAGGTGTGGGTGAACTTCAAGCGCTGGAACCTCAAGGCCGTCAGGAACCCGTTCGTCCTGATCGTCTCCCTGGTCCAGCCAGTGATCTTCCTCGTCCTCTTCACGCAGGTGTTCGGCAACGTCGCCGGGGGTGCGATCGGCGGACCGGGCGGCGGCGGCCCGAGTTACGAGACCTATCTCGTGCCGGCGATCGCAGTCCAGGTCGCGATCGCGGCGGCCGCCACCTCGGGGGTCGGACTGGTCAACGACATCGAGAACGGGATGTTCGAGAAGGTGCTGGTCAGCCCGATGAGCCGGTCGGCGGTCTTTCTCGGCAAGACTGCTGCCGAACTGCTCCGGATCGCCACCCAGATCGGTATCATCCTGGGTCTCGGCGTCCTGCTGGGCGCGGAGGTCGGAACCGGTATCGTCGGTGCCGTCGGGATCGTCGCCGTCGGGGTCGTCTTCTCCCTGTGGTTCGTCGGCTTCTCCAACGCGCTTGCCGTACTCACCAAAGACCAGGAGTCGACGATCATCGGCGCGAACCTCCTGCAGTTTCCGCTCCTTTTCCTCTCGTCGGCGTTTCTCCCGCTGGAGGTGCTACCGGAGTGGATCCAAACCGTCGCGGCTGTCAATCCGGTGACCTACGGCGTCGACGCCGCACGGTCACTGATGTTGAACGCGGACGCGGCGAGCGTGTTCAGTGCGAGCGGGTTCGGCACCGTTGGTAACGCTGTCGTCCCGGCTATGGCTGTATTGCTCGTGCTGGCTCTGGTGTTCGGCGGTGTCGCCGTCGCGATGATCCGCCGGGCCTCAAGTTCGAAAGTGCAGTGA